The following is a genomic window from Rutidosis leptorrhynchoides isolate AG116_Rl617_1_P2 chromosome 8, CSIRO_AGI_Rlap_v1, whole genome shotgun sequence.
CGAAAAAGTTGCTCGATGTGATCCCATAGTTGGTGTGCAGTGTACTTCCTTTTAACCACAGATTGAAGTGGTTTCGAAAGAGTTCTGTATATCCAAAGTTTGATGAGAGAATCTGTTATCTTCCACTCCTTGTCGTTATCGGATGATGCAACGAAGGTGCCATCGAGATGGCCGATCAAGTCAAAGGACATGCAGTGGGTTTCAAACAATTCGCGCCATGAATCGTAATTTAATTCTTCAAGATCGAGGTTGAGAGGGGACGAAGGTGCGTATATTAGCAACTCCAAAATTGTTGGAGGTATTGAGTTAAGTATCTTTGGCCATTAAATTAGTAATGAAGCAAAAAGAAGAATATAGAGATGATGATTTTCGGCTATGGTGAACAACCGAACGGAGAAGATGAGGAAAAAAAAAAGGCAAGATCGTGTTTTGCGGAGAGAAATAGGAGAAGATTTTGTTAGGCTCTTGATACCAGATTATTGTGAGATAATTTCTCAATCAGTTGATGCTCATTTACATACACCGTATCACTATAGATATTACAAGATGTAGGGTATACAAGAATACAACATGGGCTTGGAATACAAGGAGATACGGGCAAGCCCAATACATACAATATGTACACTAATACTGAATGTATGGAATTAGAGAGTATGATATTGAATGTATGCTTGTTGGCGATTTCCTGAAGGTAGTGGAAGGATTCCCtactttacgccaccaagatacAAAGGTAAGTCATTGCGAGTTGTGTGTGTGTCGTGATACGACTTGAGAGTGAATGCCTTATCCAAAGGTTATGTTCTCCCTTTATAGGGCCACTCCATAGCTTCTTCCCCAGTTTCCTAGGTGAGGATCAGTCTCCAAGGCAATCTTTAACAAGACAAAGTGGACTTTCCTTTCGGTGACTATAGTTTCTGTTGTGGAAGAAAGCATGTCCTTTCCATTCCTCTTTGGTCGTTTGGACGTTAGTAGAAGTAAGCAGGTCAACCCACTTACTTCTCCTCTTCAGCATATGTGATCTTGTGACTCTAGCATAAGTCTTTATCCATTGGTAACCGTGATACCTTCGTGACCCGATGTCTTCGGTATCATAGCTTCGTTTAACAGATATGGCACTTTGCTAAGTCAGAGTACCAAGACTATGTTTTTGGAGTATTCCCTTTTTATCTTTTGGGCACTAGTGTTCGAATTTGAAGGTATCCCGCATTTGGTTTATCTTTGTGATATGTAATCTCGTGACCAATCCCTATGTCATCAACCCTTGGTTATCGCGATACCTTCGTGATTTTAGCTTCGGCTATTTGCTGAGTGAGAGGGTACACTATCACTAATAGTTACCCCCTTCATGAAACTATTACGAACCCCATCTTGAAGAGCCAAATGAAGACCCTCTATAACGATAATGAAAAGGAAGGGTGAGATCGGATCTCCTGCCGCAAACCACATTTGAGGGAGAACTCGGAAGTAGGACTGTCGTTAAGAAGAACTGATGTTCATGCATATGATAAATAAGCCGATATCCATTGTCGCCAAGTAGAGCCAAAGCCGAGTTAGGATAGCATGAAATCCAAATACCGCCAACTAACTGAGGCTAAGGCTTTTTCATAGTCCACTTTAAAGATGAGCAGTTTTTTTCCGCTTTTTGAACCACTCCATGATTACGCTAAGCATTAGAGGACCATCGAGAATTTGACGACCCCGGATGAAAGCGGTTTGTTCCGAACTGACGACCTTGTCAATCACACATGAAACTTCTGCTGGTAAGGATCTTGGCAACTATAGAAAAAACATAATTGTGTTTGCCTTtcgaaaaaataaaaaattattgaTTATATgttctttttttcttcttttctttataATATACAGtactatatattattataattatatattatatatactccaTTATAATAAGCGTCCACAATTGGTTGTTGTCATCTAGATTGAATAAAGAATGAAGAGTTTAGCAGTTCGTTGGAAATCAAGGTGAAGTGTTACgaaaatgaaaacttaaaatcacaTGAATTTGATTGTACGTGATCAGAAGGCGACAGCAGATGTACCAAAATATCCACATACAACTTTACAACAATTTAACAAAGGATTTATTGATCTTGGAAAGAAACTCATTACAATATTAGAACAACTACAATGCTTACACCTTGGGTTTTTCATAGAAAAGAATTTGTTTTGCAGGCTTAAAGAGGTACTTTGAACCATACGTTGAGCGAGTTGCATCGACCAACAAATGATATTGTAATATGACATATAGTAGGACCGGCAAGATAGCAAAAGTACCGATAAGGATAGGTATCCATTTCATGTGTTTATGGTATAGGACAAAGAAACTGAGACTGAAAGCGACCATCATTGTTGTTATAGAGAGGAAAAGAGTTACTAGACCTAACATCAGCTTATTGGGTAGTGATTCCTCAAAATCACGTTCAGCATAACGAGATGTGAGGATAGATAAGAATGTGAGTATTGAAGCCGATGATAAGAATAGAGATATTGCATCCGCCACAACAAATACCTTAAAGGTTAGCTGCCAATAGAAGATGGGGAAACCATAATTTTGGTCGTATCCGCCGGGAACTGTAAAAGCCGCTGCAAAAACTATTGTGGCAATAAGTGCCGCAACAACCATACATTGGTTTGCCGTTCCTTTCATCCACTTCTCACCAGCTGTTATAAGATGTTTGTGTTCCTCGGTGAATAACTCACGTGGTGTTAGACCATCTTTGTTCCTACGTTCTCTCAAATGAGGAGGGATCATAGACTCTACTTCCTACAACACAAAAAGTAGGAAAAGTAACAAACCACTAGTAGTAGTAACCCAAAATACTTTATCATCATGAATCAAAAGGAAGCAATTCATAATTTGGAAAAGTATTTTTGTACTACCTTGAACCATAATAGTTCACGTTGCATTTGTAAAGCAGCTCCCGATACATTTTCAAGTCGTTTCTTTTTAGTTATTTTTCCAGCTAAATGCAACATATTGTTGCCTTCTTCATCACTTAGAGGAGTTACTAGATCTTTCATTGAGCCTATCTCATACAATAGGTTGTAGATACCTTTACGACGATACTTGACAGCAACATGAAATAtacttaacaaattatcatttacttTCCATATGAGATCAGGATACTGACGAATGAGCTCGACTACAAATTCAGTGTTGCCCATTTCCGCTGCGACAAACAATATTCGAGAAGAGTGTGTTTCGTTTGCACGTCCTCTGATTATATTCTCGGCTTTATCATGCATCTTATCAATATGATTTAAAAAGATTCTTTGCAGTCGCAGGGCTAGAATTCTATCCTCATCACCAGAAACTGGCGGCCATTTGATGATGTTTTTGGTTTCGACATTCATGGTCACAATATGTTTAGAAATTAGTTTTTGTAGTTGCAGAGCTTGATCTACCTTTCCAAAAGCTGACACAGTGTCTTGGTTAACAGAATCTGGACATCCTCTGATTATGTTCTGGGTTCCAACATGTATGTTCACAAGATGATCATAAATGAGTTCTTGTAGTTGTAGAGCTAAATATACTTTTTTTGCAGAAGCCGATTCAGTGTCTTGACTGGTCAAATCTGGTGGGTCTCTGAGTATGTTTTGAGTTTCAATGTGCATTTTGTGATGATGTTCAGAAATGAGTTTTCGTAGTTGAAGAGCTTGAACGACCTTTCCAGACGCTGCTGGTGTGTCGTCTTGCTTAATCATATCAACCGGCCCTCTGATTATTTTATCAATTTCACTCTTAGGTTTCTTTGCGATGTCTTTCCAAACAATTCTTAGTAACTGCAATGCCTCGCTATCCTTTTCAGGTGGTCCCACCATAACACCAATGACTGAAAAAACTGAAAGTAACAACCAGAAAAGAAGCCATGTTGATGACACCATATATTTATAAGTGCAAAATGATGAATGATGTTAGTAACTATTAGACTATTGTATTAGAATTTAGAATGTCTATAGTTAGGTACTATGGCCGAATCCAATTGTATAGATGGGCTTGGATCCATTAGGGTAAATTAGGTTTGAATATGTTACTTTGTACTCTATATATATTGTATCTATAATAAACAATGACCTACGGGGTTTATTCAATTACATGGTATTAGAGCGGGTTCTCCAACCCTCGGACCTCTTCTTCTCTGCCGCCACGACCAAAAACAGTTGGCCGCCACCTTTCTGACCTCTTCTTCGCATCCTCGTCGCGATTATATCATACaccataattttattttatttttcaagcGAGTACTTACACAGGCTTCTATATTTTTTCTTACACACCACCTTCTGTTCTCTCTAATCTTGCTATATCAATTAATATTGATTCTACTGTTTCTCGCATCTAACGAATCACACGACAAGAATCCTGTCTTTTGTGGTGTAACTAGCAAGTATGTACGCCAGATCAACTTTACTGAAACAATTAGTGCAAGATTTCAAGATCTTcttatcatcttttttttttttttttctctctttttctacaATCTCTTCTCTAGTCTCTGtttttttatacaaaaaaaaaataaaaataaaaataaaaaataaaaaaatcttaaatctTCTTCCTATCTTCCGCACATTTTCTTGGTTCTCTGCTATTTAATCAATATAGCAGCTTTACTTTTTAATCTCGTGTGTTGACTTTTCGCTGACCATTCCATTCGGATCAGCCCATCATAGCAAAGTCCTTCGTTACTTCTTTTCTTTCCTTTAATCCTCTAATATATTACTATCTTGAATATTTTCTTTTCCAATCAATCTTTTGAACTTTATTTATAATCTTCTTTATAACATGATCATCTTATTTACTAGTGAACTGTTACCAAAAAGAGACATGTACATCTCACTCATCTCTTTTATTTTCTCAATATCTttcccaaaaaaaataaaaaaaaataaatgctATATCTACTCGTATCTTCATCATATATTTCCTTCTTCTATTTTCTCTATATTTAATTCCTATTTTTTCTTCTCTTATTTTGTTCACTTGCTAAAAAAAATTATGTTTATGTCCGGATCTTCTCAACCTCTTTTCTATAAACATCTTTATTTTATTCTCTTTCCTATAAACATCTTTATTTTATTCTCTTTCCTATAAcaataaaaacaataaaaaaatacCAAATATATCTCCTACATGGCTACATATGTGTTTCATATTTTTACATCTTTTATTTTGTTTCCTTTcataaaaacgaagaaaaaaaaagctACAACTTATCTTCATTATCTTTTCTTATAATCTCCCACCATCTTGCCTTTTCTAATTTCATTTTTCCTATTCTAAATACTTTTTCTCGATTCTCAAAATTCTATATTTTCTCGAATTTATATTTTCCCATCAAGTTATTTCTTAACATCTCACTCGAATTCTTTTCCATAAATAACAATTCTATATTTTCTTTCATGTTTTTTACTCGTTTatacgaagaaaaaaaaaaaagaaagtcaCGGAATCAAGACTACGAGCTCCAATATGAAGACGGTTGCTATAGTTTCAGTTTTATTATGTTCATAATGTTATATCATGTATAGGTATTTACGTCCAGTTAGAGCGTCTATAATTTCCTCCCGCTCAAACAGCGGGGGAATATTAGACTATTGTATTAGAATTTAGAATGTCTATAGTTAGGTACTATGGCCAATCCAATTGTATAGATGGGCTTGGATCCATTAGGGTAAATTAGGTTTGAATATGTTACTTTGtactctatatatattatatattatatattatttatttatttacctatatctaaaaggcacAAGTCAAATGAATAGTACTACTTCTTTTTCAACTTTTAACAAACTTAGttccccaacttttattaaaatacaaatcgcacccctctttatactattattaaaatacaaatcgcaccccactttatacgtatattttttcctaaatttcacaaacttaacccactaacttttattaaaatacaaatcgaacccccactttactaactttttttttatttactaatattcaattttcacaaacttaaccccttaacttttattaaaatagaaatagaactcccactttatacgtatatttttttcaaatttcacaaacttaaccccctaacttttattaaaatacaaatcgaacccccactttactaacttttttttaaataaaacccgaacgctaaaagaagcaactttcacaaaaggaacaacccttcaatgttagatgtcgaaaaaaattcttttttacaaaatagatcaagactttttttttaactcgcattcaaaacggagtctccggcgcgaagcgagggctcaacATCTAGTTGTATCTATAATAAACAATGACCTACGGGGTTTATTCAATTACATAGGTAAATAGATTTTGGAAAATTAATGTCTTGTTACAATTTGATCTCTGGACGTGTCAGTATCTAACTATAGACATTCTAAATTCTAATACAATAGTCTAATAGTAACTAAATTAAATACTTAAATTGAACCTACCATACTTAAAATAAGAACACTTTTAGTATCCATGCTCAACAAAATTCATACCTAATCGGCTATATCTGCATTATGTATGATTTACGATGTATGAATGGAATTATGTATGCATGTGTGTCTGGAGATTATCTACCTGAATTGATAATCCTCCAAACGACATTAGATTTTGTTTCCGAAAAAGCATCAGGCTTTCGAGCCAAAAGTCCAAGTACAATCCCGCTGCCAGCAAATTCTGGGCGATTTTTTACTGTTTGTAGTGCGACATCTTGCAGCATTGACAATTGGTTTATAAGGGATCATTAAAAGCAACAACAATCAAAATGTAAGCCAAATCAGAAAAgaattattattgtttttaaatttaataatggACATAAACCATCTATTTAAGGTTTTGTTAACTAGTTACTATATAACATTATAGGTTTTGTTAACTagttactccctccgtctcattacaaatgtccacttactttttgcacacagttttaggaaatcccactaacttcattctccaccaataagaaatcttctctctccagaataacctattctcattggttgaaacacaaagtggacacttgatatgggacatcccaaaatagaaatgtaGACACTTGTGGCGGGACGGAGGTAGTACTATATAACATTATCTAATAAGTAATACAAATAAACactagaaattaaaaaaaataaaataaaataaaaaaaagactAAGGCCCAGTTtgtttttttattaagttttgttGTCTGAATTTAAATAAGACGTCTGTGAGGAATAAATGATGAACAAATAATTAATGTTTGTTTTATGTGttgaataactatcagaataattTAATTTACCAAATTAACCATGTACATGGGCAGTTACTAGAGCAATTACTAATACGTCGGGACCTAAATAGAAATTCACACTTATTTGAATTTTTTATCTTTAAGATGTGACTTATTTAATAAGTCAAAAACAAACATTTGTCAATGACTTTCCATATTAAGTTTTATATTTTTAAGTCCATTAAGTCCTAATCAAACATGGCCTAACTAACCCCATTGTTTGAAACAATAAACCTATAGTTTAAATCATTATATAACCTTAGGAAGcaccctaaaaaaaaaaaaaactctaccTGCTCAAAACTTGTAAATAGTTAATGAATAATAACTCTTATCAAAACAGGATTAGAGAATAGACTAAATAGCTTACCGAACATATCAGCCTCCACAAATTTCTGAAGCAGCCAACCGCGATTCTGAGGTGTCCAACCATCATCGCCCAACTCCTTAGAATTTTCATACATATACTTAACCACTTCATAATTTCCATGCAAAGCAGCTACATACAGTGGCATTGTTTTTCCCCCAGCACCAGGGATGGTCAACAACTTACTATTTTTTTCAGCCATAATCATAACCGTTTTAACGTTACCGGCTGCAGCTGCTAAATAGAGGGCGGTGTTGTGATTTTCATTTTGAAGTGCCAAGTCTTCTTTTTCCATCATATCCACCAAATTTTTCACAAACTTTTCTCCATGTCTGCTTCTTTTAGCTGATGCTGCAACGTGAAGTGCAGTTTCGCCATTTTCAGTTATACTATAACGAACCAACTCTGGTTTCTCATCAAGAATGACTCTAGCAGCTTTCCAATCACCTTTAATGGATGCTTTGTATAAAGGGACGCCAATTTTGTTGTAATCTTCTCTAAGTCCTATAAAGTATTAGCAGTTTCAATGCAAATTAAGTTGGTACGTACCAGGTTTAATTATTATAACTACAATATTCTTTTTACTGAAAATCAATTGTAAACCAGACCTAACCACGCAGGCTTGTCTGAGTGGTTACCGAGctaccaaattgttcaaaaagggagtgtgactaaagGGGGCGCATAATgcacaattcacccggtaccaggtatcgcgctcggggggcttgattacccgaggttttacctggGGGAGCCAATGTGTTCGTTCATATAATAGGATAGTGGATAGTTTCCTCGTTTAACACCCCCCCCCCAAAAAAAATCTAAATCAGACCTAATTTCATCTTTTACAGGGTTTTCAGATAACAGAGCATAGTATAAAGCGAGAAAAAAATTTCAAATTATTAAATCCATAAACCAAACAAAAGACTCGTCTTTAAACAGCTGAGGAATCACTTACCCTTCATGCTTTAATTATGTTTAATAGTCGGAAAATGCATCAATTCTACCTGAAACACTCTTTTATGtatccaaagtttcataaatttcgATTGTTCATATCGAATTTTTTATCGATTGTAACGGGTCATGTGACACCAGTTTAATGATGTCAAGGTTGTTGCATTACCAAAAGTACCATcaatataacatcatatagttacAATAGAAATAATTGAAAGTTTGATGGGTATAATTGAAAATTGAACCTTAAAAATAAAGAAGGAACAAATTAGTAAAATGGGTATACAGCAAACAATAATTGTTACCCATAAGTAGATCTTGGCAAGGTAGATTAGGAGTTAATCGTCTTGTGTTAGCATTTGAAGGAACCGTGATTTTAACTTCGTGTTGTTGCTGTTGGTGGCTTAAAGGAGACGAGTCGTCTATTGAGTCAAACTTCACACCATTTGGTTTTACTTGAGACGTGTTAGCGGCAGGTGATGAAACTGAAATGCCGATTTCATGCTGCTGCTTCTGGCTTTTAAGAATCTGCTCAACTGCGTCTGCTAATTTCTCACTAGTTTGATCCATTATCTAAACAAAATGACACAGTTATATATCTAATTGTTAATTGTTAAAACATGTTAATTGCATAACAACAACATAAGTACAAGATTTCAGGAGTAATTGATGCATATCTCTGCGTTAGATACTCAGATCAATGTTGAGAGATTATTATGTATCTGTGTATGAAACAAAGTCAACTAAAAAGACTTTAAGATGTGATTAGTTCAAGATGATGAATTGTACACTATTAAGTTGGTTAAGTCAACGTCAACGTCAACGTCAACGTCAACGTCAGCGGCATACAAATGTTAAATTGTTTGGTAAGTAATTCACTTtattatttatttctttatttttgaaGTAAATAAATAAACCAAAAAGTTACTAACATAAAAAGACTTAACTTTTCAATAATGGAAAAATCACTTTAACCGGAACTCAAAGGATTATgattcaattttatgtatataaaataGTTGTTTTTTTAAGTTTGGAGTTGTTGTGATCTGCGCACTCATAAGACCCGAAAAATTAATAGAATAATTAAGTAATAAATAAAGACACGAGGTTTTACGTGGTTCGACGTGAGGCATAGTCCACGGATGGAAGCAGTGATGGATTTTTCTAGTAGGTATGGCAACCTGAGGTTATAATGTATCACTCAATCTAAGCTCcgaaaataataataaagtatttGGACCACTCGCTAGATTATTACATTTCTCtcgtaactcactcgtatagaattaTGATTAACAATT
Proteins encoded in this region:
- the LOC139861782 gene encoding uncharacterized protein isoform X2 — translated: MDQTSEKLADAVEQILKSQKQQHEIGISVSSPAANTSQVKPNGVKFDSIDDSSPLSHQQQQHEVKITVPSNANTRRLTPNLPCQDLLMGLREDYNKIGVPLYKASIKGDWKAARVILDEKPELVRYSITENGETALHVAASAKRSRHGEKFVKNLVDMMEKEDLALQNENHNTALYLAAAAGNVKTVMIMAEKNSKLLTIPGAGGKTMPLYVAALHGNYEVVKYMYENSKELGDDGWTPQNRGWLLQKFVEADMFVFSVIGVMVGPPEKDSEALQLLRIVWKDIAKKPKSEIDKIIRGPVDMIKQDDTPAASGKVVQALQLRKLISEHHHKMHIETQNILRDPPDLTSQDTESASAKKVYLALQLQELIYDHLVNIHVGTQNIIRGCPDSVNQDTVSAFGKVDQALQLQKLISKHIVTMNVETKNIIKWPPVSGDEDRILALRLQRIFLNHIDKMHDKAENIIRGRANETHSSRILFVAAEMGNTEFVVELIRQYPDLIWKVNDNLLSIFHVAVKYRRKGIYNLLYEIGSMKDLVTPLSDEEGNNMLHLAGKITKKKRLENVSGAALQMQRELLWFKEVESMIPPHLRERRNKDGLTPRELFTEEHKHLITAGEKWMKGTANQCMVVAALIATIVFAAAFTVPGGYDQNYGFPIFYWQLTFKVFVVADAISLFLSSASILTFLSILTSRYAERDFEESLPNKLMLGLVTLFLSITTMMVAFSLSFFVLYHKHMKWIPILIGTFAILPVLLYVILQYHLLVDATRSTYGSKYLFKPAKQILFYEKPKV
- the LOC139861782 gene encoding uncharacterized protein isoform X1, encoding MDQTSEKLADAVEQILKSQKQQHEIGISVSSPAANTSQVKPNGVKFDSIDDSSPLSHQQQQHEVKITVPSNANTRRLTPNLPCQDLLMGLREDYNKIGVPLYKASIKGDWKAARVILDEKPELVRYSITENGETALHVAASAKRSRHGEKFVKNLVDMMEKEDLALQNENHNTALYLAAAAGNVKTVMIMAEKNSKLLTIPGAGGKTMPLYVAALHGNYEVVKYMYENSKELGDDGWTPQNRGWLLQKFVEADMFDVALQTVKNRPEFAGSGIVLGLLARKPDAFSETKSNVVWRIINSVFSVIGVMVGPPEKDSEALQLLRIVWKDIAKKPKSEIDKIIRGPVDMIKQDDTPAASGKVVQALQLRKLISEHHHKMHIETQNILRDPPDLTSQDTESASAKKVYLALQLQELIYDHLVNIHVGTQNIIRGCPDSVNQDTVSAFGKVDQALQLQKLISKHIVTMNVETKNIIKWPPVSGDEDRILALRLQRIFLNHIDKMHDKAENIIRGRANETHSSRILFVAAEMGNTEFVVELIRQYPDLIWKVNDNLLSIFHVAVKYRRKGIYNLLYEIGSMKDLVTPLSDEEGNNMLHLAGKITKKKRLENVSGAALQMQRELLWFKEVESMIPPHLRERRNKDGLTPRELFTEEHKHLITAGEKWMKGTANQCMVVAALIATIVFAAAFTVPGGYDQNYGFPIFYWQLTFKVFVVADAISLFLSSASILTFLSILTSRYAERDFEESLPNKLMLGLVTLFLSITTMMVAFSLSFFVLYHKHMKWIPILIGTFAILPVLLYVILQYHLLVDATRSTYGSKYLFKPAKQILFYEKPKV